ACTGATTTTTGAGGAATTCTGCTGACATCGGTGACATAAGCAAACCCGCCAAACCGGAACGCCCAAATTGAAAAACTGCCGTGGTATACCTTCAAAGGCTCAACTTTAAGTCCATTCACCCTAAATGGCCCATTAATAGGCATTAAATTAATATTCGGCTTCCCGCCTGCAAGCTGAGTTTGTTTGAAGGCATATCGAAAGACCCGTTTGATATCATTCAGTACTTTCTGCTTGCCATAGATAGGCATCGCCTTGCCGCTCAGGTCATTAATGCGCCGAATATCGTCCAGTCCAAATACG
The window above is part of the bacterium genome. Proteins encoded here:
- a CDS encoding MBL fold metallo-hydrolase, with protein sequence MEILVLGSGTSHGVPMIGCSCKVCTSTNPKNRRYRTAVFVREGDATVLIDAPPELRLQLIENGITHTDAVLFTHTHADHVFGLDDIRRINDLSGKAMPIYGKQKVLNDIKRVFRYAFKQTQLAGGKPNINLMPINGPFRVNGLKVEPLKVYHGSFSIWAFRFGGFAYVTDVSRIPQKSV